The Paracoccus sp. MC1862 genome includes a window with the following:
- a CDS encoding IS701 family transposase produces MRATTSHWRAAYEAWLAPFLARLGRVEQRRWAPVYLQGLLGPGERKSVEPMAARVAPGDVQQLHHFISTSPWRCEPLEEELVRAADRLVGGPEAVLIIDDTALVKQGRHSVGVARQYCGQLGKKANCQALVSLTLARCEVPVCVGLRLFLPRAWAEDAGRRARAGVPEAIPGRPKWRIALDEISRIQVAGARFGAVLADAEYGKVADFRQKLSEQGLTWAVGILPTQTVYPADVMIAPAMKRRTGRPPKHPVPSTRTYSVQAVVAALPNECWRTLSWRRGTKGDLRADFAALRVRVADGPVISRNRRLPGETAWLVCERRTSGERKYYLSNHAEDVALESLAALIKRRWVCEQMHQQMKGEIGLDHFEGRSWRGLHHHALMTMIAFAFLQHLRLGEKNPHQTGAAPNPILAAGASATRGHTQRLCTALSPLPQARALSPPAMKVAE; encoded by the coding sequence ATGAGAGCAACCACAAGCCACTGGCGGGCTGCCTATGAGGCTTGGCTCGCACCTTTCCTAGCTCGGCTCGGCAGGGTCGAGCAGCGCCGCTGGGCACCGGTGTATCTTCAGGGGCTGCTCGGGCCGGGCGAGCGCAAGAGCGTCGAGCCAATGGCCGCTCGCGTAGCGCCCGGAGACGTTCAGCAGCTTCACCACTTCATCTCCACCTCGCCTTGGCGCTGTGAGCCGCTCGAGGAGGAGCTGGTGCGGGCCGCCGACCGGCTCGTCGGTGGTCCAGAGGCTGTGCTGATCATCGACGACACCGCCCTGGTCAAGCAGGGGCGACACTCGGTGGGGGTTGCGCGCCAGTATTGCGGCCAACTGGGCAAAAAGGCCAACTGCCAGGCCTTGGTCTCGCTCACGCTGGCGCGCTGCGAGGTTCCGGTCTGTGTGGGCCTGCGTTTGTTCCTGCCTCGCGCCTGGGCCGAGGACGCAGGGCGGCGCGCCCGTGCCGGTGTGCCAGAGGCGATCCCCGGCCGGCCCAAATGGCGGATCGCCCTGGACGAGATCAGTCGCATCCAAGTGGCTGGAGCGCGCTTCGGCGCTGTGCTGGCGGATGCCGAGTACGGCAAGGTGGCAGACTTCCGGCAGAAGCTCTCGGAGCAGGGTCTCACCTGGGCGGTGGGCATTCTGCCGACCCAGACGGTCTATCCTGCCGACGTCATGATTGCTCCGGCTATGAAGCGACGGACCGGTCGGCCACCCAAGCATCCGGTGCCTTCCACCCGGACCTACAGCGTTCAGGCCGTCGTGGCCGCCCTGCCGAACGAATGCTGGCGGACCCTGTCGTGGCGGCGCGGCACCAAAGGCGATCTCAGGGCCGACTTTGCCGCGCTCCGGGTCCGGGTGGCCGATGGTCCGGTGATCTCGCGCAACCGGCGCCTGCCCGGTGAGACCGCCTGGCTGGTGTGCGAGCGCCGGACCTCCGGGGAGCGCAAATACTACCTGAGCAATCATGCGGAGGATGTCGCTCTGGAGAGCCTGGCGGCGCTGATCAAGCGTCGATGGGTTTGCGAGCAGATGCACCAGCAGATGAAAGGGGAGATCGGCCTCGATCACTTCGAGGGCCGCAGTTGGCGGGGCCTGCACCATCATGCGCTCATGACGATGATCGCCTTTGCCTTTCTCCAGCATCTGCGGCTTGGAGAAAAAAACCCCCACCAGACCGGGGCCGCCCCCAACCCCATCCTTGCCGCAGGTGCGTCGGCAACTCGCGGCCACACTCAGCGCCTTTGCACGGCTTTGTCCCCACTGCCGCAAGCCCGTGCCCTATCACCTCCGGCTATGAAGGTGGCAGAGTAG